The following are encoded together in the Iodobacter fluviatilis genome:
- the serS gene encoding serine--tRNA ligase gives MLDINLLRTDLENVAARLASRKFILDVNAFSALENERKSLQTRTQDLQAKRNASSKLIGQAKAKGEDVSVIMSDVAHLGDELKAAETALATLQEKINDMLLSMPNLPHESVPVGKDETENEEVLRWGTPRIFDFEIKDHVDLGGPLGLDFETGAKLSGARFTALRGGIARMHRALAQFMLNTHTLEHGYEEVYTPSLVNAASMMGTGQLPKFEEDLFKVIRPDAEPLYLIPTAEVPVTNFVRDSIVKLEDLPMKFTAHTPCFRSEAGAYGRDVRGLIRQHQFEKVELVQIVHPDESLSTLETLTGHAEAILQKLELPYRKVNLCTGDMGFGSQKTYDLEVWLPAQNTYREISSCSSMGAFQARRMQARFKNEQGKNELVHTLNGSGLAVGRTLVAVLENYQNADGSITIPAVLRPYMGGLEVLK, from the coding sequence ATGCTCGATATCAACTTACTCCGTACCGACTTGGAAAACGTGGCTGCACGCCTTGCCAGCCGCAAGTTTATTCTTGATGTGAACGCCTTCTCCGCACTAGAAAACGAGCGCAAATCGCTGCAAACACGTACCCAAGATTTACAAGCCAAGCGCAATGCCAGCTCTAAGCTGATTGGCCAAGCCAAAGCGAAAGGCGAGGATGTATCGGTCATTATGTCCGATGTTGCCCATCTAGGTGACGAGCTAAAAGCCGCTGAAACCGCACTGGCTACGCTACAAGAAAAAATCAATGACATGCTGTTGTCCATGCCTAATCTGCCGCACGAATCCGTGCCGGTTGGCAAAGACGAAACCGAAAACGAAGAAGTACTACGCTGGGGCACACCACGCATATTTGATTTTGAAATCAAAGATCACGTCGATCTAGGCGGCCCGCTGGGCCTTGATTTTGAAACCGGTGCCAAATTATCTGGCGCGCGTTTCACTGCGCTGCGAGGCGGCATTGCCCGTATGCACCGCGCATTAGCGCAATTTATGCTCAACACCCATACGCTAGAGCATGGCTACGAAGAGGTTTACACCCCTTCTTTGGTGAACGCAGCCAGCATGATGGGCACGGGGCAATTACCTAAGTTTGAAGAAGATTTATTCAAAGTAATCCGCCCAGATGCCGAACCACTGTATCTGATCCCTACCGCCGAAGTGCCTGTCACCAATTTTGTTCGTGACAGCATCGTGAAGCTTGAAGACTTACCGATGAAATTCACCGCGCATACGCCGTGTTTTCGCTCAGAAGCCGGTGCCTATGGCCGTGATGTGCGTGGTTTGATTCGCCAACATCAGTTTGAAAAAGTAGAGCTGGTGCAAATTGTTCACCCAGATGAATCACTCAGCACACTAGAAACGCTTACCGGCCATGCAGAAGCCATCTTGCAAAAGCTGGAATTGCCTTACCGCAAAGTAAACCTCTGTACGGGCGATATGGGCTTTGGCTCGCAAAAAACCTACGACTTAGAAGTATGGCTGCCTGCGCAAAACACTTACCGCGAGATTTCTAGCTGCTCCAGCATGGGCGCCTTCCAAGCCCGCCGCATGCAAGCCCGCTTTAAGAATGAGCAAGGCAAGAACGAGCTCGTTCACACCCTCAACGGCTCAGGCCTTGCCGTAGGCCGCACCTTGGTCGCCGTATTAGAAAACTACCAAAACGCAGATGGCAGCATTACCATCCCTGCGGTATTACGCCCTTACATGGGTGGCTTGGAAGTGTTGAAGTAA
- a CDS encoding crotonase/enoyl-CoA hydratase family protein has translation MSSLVSYQLEDGIATLVLANGKVNAISMEVITAFNQALDRAEQDQAVVLITSYAGLLSAGYDLKVMTSGLDNAVPLVTAGSMLSRRLLAHPYPVIVACPGHAIAKGAFLLLSADYRIGVNGPFSIGLNEVQIGMTMPQTGIEIARNRLSPAAFQRSVVNGEMFNPEGALAAGFLDMLVAPEALAISALAVAQSLKKISMKAHKNTKLKARKELLTALDAAIELDKTTLSLD, from the coding sequence ATGAGTTCACTTGTGTCTTACCAATTAGAAGATGGCATTGCTACGCTGGTTTTAGCCAATGGCAAGGTTAATGCCATCTCTATGGAGGTGATTACCGCCTTCAATCAAGCGCTCGATCGAGCCGAGCAAGATCAAGCCGTGGTGTTAATTACGAGTTATGCAGGGCTACTATCCGCTGGCTACGATCTGAAAGTAATGACTTCGGGCTTGGATAACGCCGTTCCTTTAGTTACGGCAGGCTCCATGCTTAGCCGCCGTCTACTGGCCCACCCCTACCCTGTTATCGTGGCCTGCCCTGGGCATGCGATCGCTAAAGGCGCTTTTTTATTACTTTCTGCGGATTACCGTATCGGCGTAAATGGGCCATTTAGCATTGGCTTAAACGAAGTGCAAATTGGCATGACCATGCCACAAACCGGTATAGAAATCGCACGCAATCGCCTAAGCCCTGCGGCGTTTCAGCGCTCTGTAGTCAATGGGGAGATGTTTAATCCAGAAGGCGCTTTAGCCGCTGGCTTTTTAGATATGCTGGTTGCACCAGAAGCGCTAGCCATCAGCGCCTTAGCCGTTGCTCAGTCGCTTAAAAAAATCAGCATGAAGGCGCACAAAAATACCAAACTAAAGGCACGCAAAGAGCTACTTACCGCATTAGATGCCGCGATTGAGCTGGATAAAACAACGCTAAGCTTGGATTAA
- a CDS encoding TonB-dependent receptor plug domain-containing protein, whose product MKAKQLAVAIALIGAGAALNVHAEEKINKVERVEVTGSSIKRIKKEGATPVETISRKAIEKTGAASVNELLKNISSMDIMDQGELTSNAPSASGSTNIKMRGLGTGDILVLLNGRRLPVSAIGDTASPSGVDVNMIPISAIERVEILKDGGSAVYGADAVGGVVNFITKKNYQGGEIRGNVGQSSRGDGTEKNFGMSGGYGDLDEQGFNVFGSFDIFKRDAILRKDRDLTKSVDFRSYGGKDGRSNFSPYGNINKGGTGQVKPCPTELLGADGKCKFDFNNSILTAYNGADRQTGMLLGTVKINDDIRAFLQGFYSKTQDHFEAQPAPDTMYTAGKVQQYQGRFMQAGPRITDRDSSMYQFVAGIEGSTNGFDWNIAAGHGVSTQTNQDSNYLDRDKFFAALESGAIDGTSTNNNQAIVDALKVTPRREGESSLSFFDAKVSGETGISLPGGALAYAVGVSATRESVKDTPDQLSQDGGVFGSIQQGAVDASRNAKAVYAELSIPVLKSLELQAAVRYDSYDSDSKASPRLAARFQPIPEVLFRASYTESFRMPTLKQLSGGAGEGAYTVETPEECAALGQPKNCKVDGYLTTGSNTALKPETGKSFNFGVVAEYGPFSGSIDWWKTEKSDVIDTPTELQAIQHGAYKYDARGILINTALQNLTSLTVEGIDTDIKFRLPTEFGIFTFSNTNSYYLTNEKVNIDNELENWNGVYNNPQWRNTFRVEADNGSWGSAIAVKTTAGFYDRKLPNSASAPIGPDVREVPSYTETDLTLSYSGFKNLKIDAAVKNLFDNMPPFSNANVNGNNSQMGFAELYSVRGRFFSLGAKYSF is encoded by the coding sequence ATGAAAGCGAAACAACTAGCAGTAGCAATTGCACTCATTGGCGCTGGCGCGGCTCTTAATGTGCATGCTGAAGAAAAAATAAATAAGGTTGAGCGCGTTGAAGTAACGGGTTCGAGTATCAAGCGGATTAAGAAAGAGGGTGCGACACCTGTTGAGACAATTAGCCGTAAAGCAATTGAAAAAACTGGTGCGGCTTCTGTGAATGAGTTGCTCAAAAATATCTCTTCAATGGATATTATGGATCAAGGAGAGCTGACTAGTAATGCACCGTCAGCATCGGGCAGTACAAATATCAAGATGCGTGGTTTGGGAACAGGAGATATTCTGGTATTACTAAATGGTCGTAGATTGCCAGTTAGTGCAATTGGAGATACTGCGTCACCTTCCGGTGTTGATGTGAATATGATTCCAATTTCCGCAATTGAGCGTGTTGAAATTCTCAAGGATGGCGGCTCAGCGGTATATGGTGCTGATGCAGTTGGTGGTGTGGTGAACTTCATTACCAAGAAGAATTATCAGGGTGGAGAAATTCGTGGCAATGTTGGCCAATCCAGCCGAGGCGATGGTACGGAAAAAAACTTTGGTATGAGCGGTGGCTATGGCGACTTGGATGAGCAAGGCTTTAATGTATTCGGAAGTTTTGATATTTTTAAGCGCGATGCAATTCTGCGCAAAGACCGTGACTTAACAAAGTCAGTAGATTTTCGAAGCTATGGCGGTAAAGATGGCCGTAGTAACTTCTCACCCTATGGCAATATTAATAAAGGTGGTACAGGTCAGGTTAAGCCTTGTCCTACTGAATTGTTAGGTGCCGATGGTAAGTGTAAGTTTGATTTTAATAACAGCATTCTGACAGCTTACAACGGTGCTGATCGCCAGACGGGCATGTTGCTTGGTACTGTAAAAATTAATGACGATATTCGTGCGTTTTTGCAGGGCTTTTACTCCAAGACTCAGGATCACTTCGAGGCGCAACCTGCGCCTGATACGATGTATACCGCGGGGAAGGTGCAGCAGTATCAAGGTCGCTTTATGCAAGCTGGACCACGTATTACTGATCGTGATTCTTCAATGTACCAATTCGTGGCAGGCATTGAAGGTTCAACAAATGGTTTTGACTGGAATATTGCCGCTGGTCATGGTGTAAGCACCCAGACTAATCAAGATAGCAATTATTTGGACCGCGATAAGTTTTTTGCGGCATTAGAAAGTGGTGCGATTGATGGCACTTCAACAAACAATAATCAAGCCATTGTTGATGCTCTTAAAGTGACTCCGCGTCGTGAGGGTGAAAGTTCGCTTTCATTCTTTGATGCAAAGGTAAGTGGCGAAACTGGTATTAGTTTGCCAGGTGGCGCTTTGGCTTATGCTGTTGGCGTTTCGGCTACACGTGAATCCGTTAAAGACACCCCTGATCAGTTAAGTCAGGATGGTGGGGTATTTGGGAGTATTCAGCAGGGCGCGGTAGATGCTTCGCGTAATGCAAAAGCTGTTTATGCAGAATTGTCGATTCCTGTCCTGAAGAGCTTGGAGTTGCAAGCGGCTGTCCGTTACGATAGTTATGACTCAGATTCAAAAGCATCACCACGCTTGGCCGCACGCTTCCAGCCTATTCCAGAAGTGTTATTTCGTGCGTCCTATACAGAAAGTTTCCGCATGCCAACACTGAAGCAATTATCGGGCGGTGCAGGAGAGGGGGCTTATACCGTAGAAACGCCTGAGGAGTGCGCTGCTCTCGGCCAGCCAAAGAATTGTAAAGTGGATGGGTATCTTACTACTGGTAGTAATACAGCGCTTAAGCCTGAAACCGGTAAGTCATTCAACTTCGGTGTTGTGGCTGAATATGGACCATTCAGTGGCTCCATTGACTGGTGGAAAACAGAAAAAAGCGATGTGATTGATACGCCTACAGAGTTACAGGCTATCCAGCATGGTGCTTATAAGTACGATGCACGCGGCATTCTTATCAATACGGCACTTCAAAATCTTACTAGCTTGACTGTTGAAGGTATTGATACAGATATTAAATTTAGATTGCCAACTGAATTTGGAATATTCACTTTCAGTAATACAAACTCTTATTACTTAACCAATGAAAAGGTTAATATTGATAATGAATTAGAAAACTGGAATGGTGTGTATAACAATCCTCAGTGGAGAAATACATTTAGGGTAGAGGCGGATAACGGTTCATGGGGTAGTGCTATTGCAGTTAAAACGACGGCAGGATTCTATGATAGGAAGCTACCAAATTCAGCTTCAGCGCCAATTGGCCCTGACGTTCGTGAGGTGCCTAGCTATACCGAGACTGATTTGACCTTGAGTTACTCAGGCTTTAAAAACCTTAAGATTGACGCTGCTGTAAAAAACTTGTTTGATAATATGCCACCCTTCTCTAATGCAAACGTGAACGGCAATAACAGCCAAATGGGTTTTGCAGAGTTGTATAGCGTACGTGGCCGTTTCTTCTCCTTGGGTGCTAAGTACTCTTTCTAA
- a CDS encoding MotA/TolQ/ExbB proton channel family protein: protein MAKFSRQFFMFAAAAAACALPVLANTTEAVANPYGIDALWAQGDFVAKGTLVILLTMSAATWYVSIVKVLDQRRLIKIGRDLLKARGPELLTKAKALKDDGIYSSVAHAGSQAASEHSGELSKNVDLNTWVSMATYDAADHAASKMQAGMSVIATVGSTAPFVGLFGTVWGIYHALTAIGISGQASIDKVAGPVGESLIMTAIGLAVAVPAVLGYNWLVRRNKLVVEMVHTVAARLHTNLLSTPK, encoded by the coding sequence ATGGCTAAGTTCTCCCGCCAATTTTTTATGTTTGCAGCTGCTGCAGCTGCATGTGCTTTGCCAGTTTTGGCGAATACCACTGAAGCTGTTGCCAATCCATATGGCATCGACGCTTTGTGGGCCCAAGGTGACTTTGTAGCCAAAGGGACTTTAGTTATTTTGCTGACCATGTCGGCAGCCACATGGTACGTGTCGATTGTTAAAGTTTTAGATCAGCGTCGTTTAATTAAAATTGGCCGTGATTTGCTCAAAGCGCGTGGCCCAGAGCTGCTCACTAAAGCAAAAGCACTGAAAGACGACGGTATTTATAGTTCGGTGGCGCACGCGGGTTCACAAGCGGCCAGTGAGCACAGCGGCGAATTAAGCAAAAACGTAGACCTGAATACTTGGGTATCTATGGCAACCTACGATGCGGCGGATCATGCTGCCAGCAAGATGCAGGCAGGGATGTCGGTGATTGCAACCGTTGGTTCTACTGCACCATTCGTGGGTCTGTTTGGTACTGTATGGGGTATTTACCACGCGCTGACAGCAATTGGTATCTCGGGCCAAGCGTCTATCGATAAAGTAGCTGGCCCAGTGGGTGAATCACTGATCATGACTGCGATTGGTCTGGCTGTCGCGGTTCCTGCGGTACTGGGGTACAACTGGTTGGTTCGTCGCAACAAACTGGTGGTAGAAATGGTTCACACCGTTGCTGCACGCTTGCACACCAATTTACTCAGCACACCTAAGTAA
- a CDS encoding ExbD/TolR family protein, producing the protein MRYLRPGQRASSHDEDEVISSINTTPLVDVMLVLLIIFLITIPVVTQTIKLTLPKEMNIPTQTKPENIILGVDEKSNIYWNISQIKSDEELLARLVKIAKMDPQPEVHIRGDMSSKYSSVGRIVLAVQRAGIVKIAFITEPPARN; encoded by the coding sequence ATGAGATATCTGAGGCCAGGACAAAGGGCATCTAGCCACGATGAAGATGAGGTCATATCTAGCATCAATACCACGCCTTTGGTGGATGTGATGCTGGTACTGCTCATTATCTTTTTGATCACTATTCCTGTTGTAACGCAAACCATTAAATTGACTTTGCCAAAGGAAATGAATATCCCTACCCAAACTAAGCCTGAGAACATTATTTTAGGCGTGGATGAGAAGAGTAATATTTATTGGAATATCAGCCAAATTAAGTCAGATGAAGAATTACTGGCGCGTTTGGTGAAAATTGCAAAAATGGATCCTCAACCGGAAGTCCATATTCGCGGCGATATGTCTTCTAAATATAGCTCGGTAGGGCGGATTGTATTAGCGGTACAAAGAGCAGGTATTGTAAAGATTGCTTTTATTACCGAGCCACCAGCAAGAAATTAA
- a CDS encoding ExbD/TolR family protein: MGMNVGGNDDDMMMEINTTPLIDVMLVLLIMLIITIPIQTHAVKLDMPVNSPSKPTEKPEVVQIDINSSNVISWAGTPLANRAELEKNLETAAQKAVQPEFHIRPDKDANYEAVAMVLASSQRLGVKKIGIVGHEQFIQ; encoded by the coding sequence ATGGGAATGAACGTTGGCGGTAATGATGACGATATGATGATGGAAATCAACACCACGCCATTGATTGACGTGATGCTGGTGCTATTAATTATGTTGATTATCACCATTCCAATTCAAACACACGCTGTTAAATTGGATATGCCGGTTAATTCGCCTTCTAAGCCAACTGAAAAACCAGAAGTGGTCCAGATCGATATTAATAGCAGCAATGTTATTTCTTGGGCAGGTACTCCTTTGGCTAACCGTGCTGAATTAGAAAAAAATCTTGAAACCGCCGCACAAAAAGCAGTTCAACCAGAGTTTCATATTCGCCCTGATAAAGATGCAAATTATGAAGCGGTAGCAATGGTCTTGGCCAGCTCCCAGCGCTTAGGTGTTAAAAAGATTGGTATTGTTGGTCACGAACAGTTTATTCAGTAA
- a CDS encoding M3 family metallopeptidase: MNKLAICISVLFASAPLYAAQSGELLLPNAEQMVQSCQQGIDQAKGKITKLGKLPLNKVNAANTLAEWDRINQLADKIGGPAGLLSEVSPDSAVRATADACNLKMSALMNDVLQSEALYSRFKVLKPKDAIDAEARADILNNFEDRGVNLSKAKRTELLAIFNKIEKLQQDFSRNMRDNQAKISFSSAELTGVAARFLETAKKNAAGQYVLGFDYPEIDAVMGYAESETTRERYYIARMKIGGAANLQILKEVVQLRQQLADLTGYPSYAAFAMRNKMAATPEAVNTFLSDVQSRVSELEKSDIEELRQEKARFTGKADSQLKRWDVAFYEEQLKASRYQLDQKQVREQFPTEPTIAWMMNVTGTLYGVEFRPNAALKTWHSDVRAYDVFDKASQKYLSSFYLDLFPRDGKYKHAAAFPVRGVSVLGGQTPVSVLVTNFSREGFNQDELETLFHEFGHVMHGVLSKTRYSMQAGTSVKRDFVEAPSQMYEEWARRPEAEALFNDTCASCKPIDPKLIAKMDDARRFGRGLKYARQVLYSAFDMALAAKNAGDPQAVWQEMEGKTPLGYVAGTEFPGTFGHIVGGYAAGYYGYMWSEVLALDMLSAYGNNVMDVKQGKRYRELILENGGQRPAMQLVEEFIGRKPNADAFFQEISGQRGASTKTAKK, translated from the coding sequence ATGAATAAATTAGCGATATGTATTAGTGTCTTGTTTGCATCGGCGCCCCTGTATGCGGCGCAAAGCGGCGAATTATTATTGCCTAATGCAGAACAAATGGTGCAGTCATGCCAGCAAGGTATTGATCAAGCGAAGGGCAAAATTACAAAATTAGGAAAATTACCGTTAAATAAGGTCAATGCAGCTAATACGCTAGCCGAGTGGGATAGGATTAACCAATTGGCTGATAAAATTGGTGGGCCCGCAGGTTTATTATCAGAAGTTAGCCCTGATAGCGCGGTACGTGCAACGGCAGATGCATGCAATTTGAAAATGTCAGCTTTAATGAATGATGTTTTACAAAGTGAAGCTTTATATAGCCGCTTTAAAGTACTCAAGCCTAAAGACGCAATTGATGCTGAAGCGCGGGCCGACATTCTAAATAATTTTGAAGACCGTGGCGTAAATCTATCCAAAGCCAAGCGTACCGAATTGCTGGCGATCTTTAATAAAATAGAAAAACTGCAGCAGGATTTCTCGCGCAATATGCGTGATAATCAGGCCAAGATCAGCTTTAGCTCCGCTGAATTAACAGGCGTTGCCGCTCGTTTTTTAGAAACAGCAAAGAAAAATGCGGCAGGGCAGTATGTATTGGGCTTTGATTACCCAGAAATTGATGCGGTAATGGGCTATGCAGAATCAGAAACAACGCGTGAGCGCTACTATATTGCGCGGATGAAAATTGGCGGTGCGGCCAATTTGCAAATCTTAAAAGAAGTGGTGCAACTACGCCAACAGCTGGCTGATTTAACCGGCTATCCAAGCTACGCTGCCTTTGCTATGCGTAATAAAATGGCAGCCACCCCCGAGGCCGTCAATACTTTCCTGAGTGACGTGCAATCGCGCGTGAGCGAGCTAGAAAAATCCGACATTGAAGAGCTGCGCCAAGAAAAAGCCCGCTTTACTGGCAAGGCCGATAGCCAGCTCAAGCGCTGGGATGTCGCGTTTTATGAAGAGCAACTAAAAGCCAGCCGCTATCAACTTGATCAAAAACAAGTGCGTGAGCAGTTTCCAACTGAGCCAACGATTGCTTGGATGATGAATGTCACCGGCACTTTATATGGCGTTGAATTTCGCCCTAATGCCGCTTTAAAAACCTGGCATAGCGATGTGCGCGCTTACGATGTATTTGATAAAGCCAGCCAAAAATACCTCTCCAGTTTTTATCTTGATTTATTCCCGCGTGATGGCAAATATAAGCACGCAGCCGCTTTTCCTGTGCGTGGTGTAAGCGTGCTGGGCGGGCAAACCCCTGTAAGCGTACTGGTTACTAACTTTAGCCGTGAAGGCTTTAATCAGGATGAATTAGAGACGCTCTTCCACGAGTTTGGTCATGTAATGCATGGCGTGCTGTCTAAAACCCGTTACAGCATGCAGGCGGGCACGTCGGTGAAGCGTGATTTTGTTGAGGCCCCATCACAAATGTACGAAGAATGGGCGCGTCGTCCAGAAGCGGAAGCACTCTTCAATGATACCTGCGCTAGTTGCAAACCGATTGATCCAAAATTGATTGCAAAAATGGATGACGCCCGCCGCTTTGGCCGAGGCCTTAAATACGCTCGCCAAGTGCTTTATTCTGCATTTGATATGGCTTTAGCGGCTAAAAATGCCGGTGATCCACAAGCAGTATGGCAAGAGATGGAAGGCAAAACACCGCTGGGCTATGTGGCTGGCACTGAATTTCCTGGCACTTTTGGGCATATCGTGGGTGGCTATGCGGCAGGGTATTACGGCTATATGTGGTCTGAAGTATTGGCGTTGGATATGTTATCGGCTTATGGCAACAATGTGATGGATGTGAAGCAGGGCAAGCGTTACCGCGAATTGATTTTAGAAAATGGCGGCCAACGCCCCGCGATGCAATTAGTTGAAGAATTTATTGGCCGCAAACCTAATGCCGATGCCTTCTTTCAAGAAATTAGTGGTCAGCGTGGTGCATCTACAAAGACAGCTAAGAAATAG
- a CDS encoding ABC transporter substrate-binding protein, translating into MKKRLSIAIAGALLSQPVLAADMSKVLRVAFPAPETGFDPAKVSDVYSSSITENVFDPMLTYDFMARPSKLIPNTLAEMPKVSEDGKVLTFHLKKGIYFAPDPVFKGQTRELTAADYVYSLKRLVDPTTGSPTGYLIAGKFIGLDEWVKTAKNGKLNYDVTVEGIKTLDRYTLQLTLKDAYPALQYVLAMPHLGAVAREVIEAYADNTMSHPVGTGPYMVSEWKPGTHISLVANPNYRKKIIAYKAGDDIGDQQLAKEMNGKTIPEVGRIEISIIQEEQPRWLAFRNGDLDLSSMPQPLVRGSMLLDPSDPWRVDLKPDLKKRGIKLHRDLAEEITYYVFNMKDPVLGGLGKEKIALRRAIAMSFNTTDTIRNIRRNQAVKAQYIIPPNVAGHNPNFRAAFEYNPALANALLDEFGYKLGVDGKRDLPDGKPLVVDFITGTTGIDKQWNEYWQKAFDLIKVKVAFRQMQWNEQVKSLRTCTYGMDGAAWLADYPDGDNFTMMLYGKNIGSENYACYSSPKYDKLYEASQKMVDSPERNALYDQMNKVMMADTPWVMADTRFNNYLTHAWIKGYKPHPQFNTLWRYLDIQK; encoded by the coding sequence ATGAAAAAACGATTAAGCATCGCCATAGCGGGGGCGCTATTAAGCCAGCCAGTATTGGCGGCGGATATGAGCAAGGTATTGCGGGTGGCATTTCCTGCGCCTGAAACCGGTTTTGATCCGGCTAAGGTATCTGATGTGTACTCCAGCTCGATTACAGAAAACGTATTCGATCCCATGCTCACCTATGATTTTATGGCAAGACCATCCAAGCTCATCCCGAATACACTGGCTGAAATGCCAAAGGTCAGTGAAGATGGCAAGGTATTAACTTTCCATCTTAAAAAAGGTATTTATTTTGCGCCTGATCCGGTATTTAAAGGCCAAACGCGTGAATTAACTGCGGCTGATTATGTTTATTCATTAAAGCGCTTGGTAGATCCTACTACTGGCTCCCCAACTGGCTATTTAATTGCTGGTAAATTTATTGGCTTAGATGAATGGGTTAAAACGGCCAAGAATGGCAAATTAAATTACGACGTTACCGTTGAGGGGATTAAAACCCTTGATCGCTATACTTTGCAATTAACGCTTAAAGATGCTTATCCTGCATTACAGTATGTATTAGCTATGCCGCATTTGGGTGCAGTTGCACGTGAAGTTATAGAGGCTTACGCCGATAATACGATGTCGCACCCTGTTGGCACTGGCCCTTACATGGTAAGTGAGTGGAAGCCAGGCACGCATATTTCCCTAGTGGCAAATCCTAATTATAGAAAAAAAATAATTGCCTATAAGGCGGGCGATGATATTGGTGATCAGCAGCTCGCTAAAGAAATGAATGGTAAAACTATTCCTGAAGTAGGCCGAATTGAAATTTCAATCATTCAAGAAGAGCAGCCAAGATGGTTGGCTTTTAGAAATGGGGACTTAGATTTAAGTAGTATGCCTCAGCCGCTGGTGCGTGGTTCTATGTTACTCGACCCTAGTGATCCTTGGCGTGTTGATTTAAAACCAGATTTAAAGAAAAGAGGGATTAAGCTTCACCGCGATTTGGCTGAAGAAATTACCTACTATGTGTTTAATATGAAAGACCCTGTCTTGGGGGGCTTGGGTAAAGAGAAAATTGCTTTACGCCGCGCAATTGCAATGTCTTTTAATACTACAGATACGATTCGTAATATTCGCCGTAATCAAGCGGTAAAAGCGCAATATATTATCCCGCCGAATGTGGCTGGGCATAATCCTAACTTTAGAGCGGCATTTGAATATAACCCCGCTTTAGCGAATGCCTTGCTCGATGAGTTTGGTTATAAATTAGGTGTGGATGGTAAACGTGATCTGCCCGATGGCAAGCCCTTGGTGGTTGATTTTATTACCGGCACTACAGGTATTGATAAACAGTGGAATGAATATTGGCAAAAAGCTTTTGACCTAATTAAAGTTAAAGTGGCATTTAGACAAATGCAATGGAATGAGCAAGTTAAATCATTGCGTACCTGCACCTATGGTATGGATGGTGCGGCATGGCTGGCAGATTACCCCGATGGCGATAATTTCACCATGATGCTCTATGGCAAGAATATTGGTAGCGAAAATTACGCCTGCTATAGCTCGCCTAAATACGATAAATTATATGAAGCATCACAAAAAATGGTTGATAGCCCAGAGCGTAATGCGCTGTATGATCAGATGAATAAAGTGATGATGGCAGATACGCCTTGGGTTATGGCCGATACGCGGTTTAATAATTACTTAACGCATGCTTGGATTAAGGGCTATAAACCCCATCCACAATTTAATACGCTGTGGCGTTATTTGGATATTCAAAAATAA
- a CDS encoding ABC transporter permease: MLAYITRRVLQMIPTIFGVMLLVFILFSVVGGDPSLILGGKHLTEDVLNNIRTQLGLDKSLPEQFLIFVKQVLTLDFGTSWSTQQPVSQMIASRVGPSLTLTGALLAVSLLISIPLAALVAYFRGGVTDRIVTIACTVAMSISALVYIVVGQYFLAYELAWFPVRGWGDSLFTNLMVYVPLPLLMGLMVSIGPDIRFYRSFFIEEMNNDYVRTARAKGLSESKIMLKHVLRNAMIPVVTNVMMALPFLMMGALILESFFGIPGMGNEVLLAVNKSDFPVIKAVTIYIAIATMIFNLLADLVYKLIDPRVQLK; encoded by the coding sequence ATGCTCGCATATATTACTCGCCGTGTTTTACAAATGATCCCGACTATCTTCGGGGTGATGTTATTGGTTTTTATCTTATTTTCTGTGGTGGGTGGCGATCCAAGTTTAATCTTGGGCGGTAAGCATTTAACCGAGGACGTATTAAATAATATTCGTACCCAATTAGGGCTAGATAAAAGTCTGCCAGAGCAGTTCTTGATTTTTGTTAAGCAAGTACTGACTTTAGATTTTGGCACGTCTTGGTCTACCCAACAGCCGGTATCGCAGATGATTGCTAGCCGCGTTGGCCCATCTTTAACCTTAACCGGGGCTTTACTGGCGGTAAGCTTGCTGATATCCATTCCTTTGGCCGCATTGGTGGCTTACTTTAGGGGCGGTGTAACCGATCGCATTGTGACGATTGCGTGTACCGTGGCGATGTCGATCAGCGCCTTGGTGTATATCGTGGTGGGCCAGTATTTCCTTGCTTATGAATTGGCTTGGTTTCCAGTGCGTGGCTGGGGTGATTCCTTATTCACCAATTTAATGGTTTATGTGCCTTTGCCATTATTAATGGGTTTAATGGTTTCTATTGGCCCAGATATTCGTTTTTATCGTAGTTTTTTTATTGAAGAAATGAATAATGATTATGTGCGTACGGCTAGGGCTAAAGGTTTATCAGAATCTAAAATTATGCTTAAGCATGTGCTGCGTAATGCGATGATTCCTGTCGTCACTAATGTGATGATGGCATTGCCGTTTTTAATGATGGGGGCGCTGATTCTGGAAAGCTTCTTTGGTATTCCTGGTATGGGTAATGAAGTATTGCTGGCCGTAAATAAAAGCGATTTTCCAGTGATTAAAGCTGTCACTATTTATATTGCGATTGCAACGATGATTTTTAATTTGTTGGCCGATTTGGTTTACAAATTAATTGATCCACGCGTTCAACTTAAATAA